One window of the Megalops cyprinoides isolate fMegCyp1 chromosome 2, fMegCyp1.pri, whole genome shotgun sequence genome contains the following:
- the org gene encoding oogenesis-related, which translates to MATTCSYDIEPENLGNSEDKAVVKRDSVLSTVLCRLSQFWPVSFVMRSLRGLWWLLGFSRPEEALPASVGHDSPSARQCRTGKKRLRRVTRLVLAFLPSRLQSALGYPVCTSIGCAVSPDVRCSPTKPSGKGSKRKQADVDDDDEEEEEEYQQSWVEALTQELAEEDSQADPDYEPSSVGETDSEEYRSHNDTESDIEIQDGKDGKMIKDVTDVPAEA; encoded by the exons ATGGCCACTACTTGCAGCTACGACATTGAGCCAGAGAATTTAGGGAATTCTGAG GACAAAGCTGTGGTGAAGAGAGACAGTGTACTTTCCACTGTACTCTGTCGACTTTCACAGTTTTGGCCAGTCAGTTTCGTG ATGCGCTCTCTGCGTGGCTTGTGGTGGCTGTTGGGGTTCTCTCGTCCTGAGGAGgccctccctgcctctgtgggGCACGATTCTCCCTCTGCCCGCCAGTGCCGCACAGGCAAGAAGCGGCTGCGTCGGGTCACCCGTTTGGTGCTGGCCTTCCTGCCCTCCCGGCTGCAGAGTGCGCTGGGCTACCCTGTGTGCACCAGCATTGGCTGCGCTGTGTCCCCAG ACGTGCGGTGCTCTCCCACAAAACCAAGTGGGAAGGGCAGCAAGAGGAAGCAGGCAGATGTGGATGATGacgatgaagaggaggaagaggagtatCAGCAGTCCTGGGTAGAGGCGCTCACTCAAGAGCTGGCAGAGGAGGACAGCCAGGCTGATCCAGATTACGAG CCCAGCAGTGTGGGGGAGACGGACAGCGAGGAGTACCGCTCGCACAATGATACAGAGAGTGACATAGAAATACAGGACGGCAAGGATGGCAAGATGATCAAAGATGTTACT GATGTGCCTGCTGAGGCTTAG